In Aphelocoma coerulescens isolate FSJ_1873_10779 chromosome 20, UR_Acoe_1.0, whole genome shotgun sequence, the genomic window ATGACATAAAATAAGGCTGAGAAAGTTGGAGGGGCAGAGGAACAAAACAAACTCATTCAAAATGATTTGGATTTATCAGGATTACAGGCAGGTAAGTGGCTTATGCAGTTTATTGTAGGGAAGTGTGAGGTAATGAGGCCAGGGACCAAAAGTAATCAGAGTGCAGTCAGAGTGAGAGTGGTGTGGAATGTGGATCGGAGCTTGTGGGAGGGCAGGTGCAGCACTTGTCAATGGTGTCAAACACGCAGGAATCCTCTCACGCTGCTTTGGTAAAGCACAAACCTTTCAGAGGCTGAGATGTGTTTGGTAGTTGTACATGCAGAGAGGAGAATCCAGCTTTTGATGTTGCAGGAAACATGATCTGTAACTGAGCTGCCTAATAGTTCATCACAATGATTTCAgactagaaaaataaaaaatgcattgTTTTGGACTCATGAGTGCCCTgacagccacaggaaagcaaagagaaattgGCGAATCCTTCCAGTTGGCTAACCTAGAGGTAGATTCTGTGGTTTTGAAAGTActtgttttcttctggttttctttccttctttttagtCCTAATgtctattttcatttttataaatgtTTCATTTATCCCCTAAATTGTAAGCTTTGGATTTTTCTCAGTTGTGGCCAAGCAGCTTTTGAAACCAAATCAAAGGCAAAAACAGTTAAAGGAGAGCTCTCTGTGTTGAATTCTGTTGATGCCCTTGCAGCTTTTATTGTTCTGATAGAATCCATATTAATTGTCCCTATTTAAAAGGGCTTTCTCTAACTTGACCCATATCTCTAAATGTCATTTTTACACttatttttcacagaagaaattaGATATTTGAAAAGATAATCTTGTGTTACCTTTTAGTGGCCCAGTTTTATCTATGTCCTGAAAGATTCCCAATAGTTAATAATTTCCACTATCTTAATACCTAGGGCATATCAATAACACaaagatttctcttttcctttgagCCCTCCCTGCTTGGTGCTGCAGCCCATGAAATCCTTTATTGTCTGGAAGACACAGCTTCAATTTGCCACAGCTGAGTAAGACTGAGGAGCTACAGGGAAAACTGAACTAGGAAGGACAGAAACTAAGGCAAGTCACAAATAATAACTTAATCTCCTACCCTAATCCTTGTGTCATATCAGAATTAAATCAGGAGCTGTGAAAGAATCCTCAGGGAAGTAAGAGATGCActtgggattttttctttttggagtATCTTCAGGGGTTTGTGGCTTCTGATTGACatggtgtccctgcctgggatactgggaatgtgCTGGATGCCCTTTGAGATGAGCTCTCCTCCCACCCAGATGTGGATCTTGCTGTGATTTTTATGTTGTTACAGTAATAAGGACAGAAGGATGCCCTCCATGTTCTGGTATCCATTGGTTCTCCACAGCAAAGGATCAGTGTTGGCTACAATCTGCAGCCTCGGAGTTCTGTTGTCAGCTTGGGCTGTTGTCACACACTCAGCTAATACCCTccagtaattttatttcttattcaCATGCACACTTAATGTCCTTAGTCATTGGACTGAAAAATGTTAACCTTGTCATAGTTAGTGACTGGAAGCAGAAAAGTCCATTTAATTCTCAGGGGAATGAATTCTAATTTTCTGCTTGTCAGAAAGTGacattttacatatttttctcttttttttgcccACCAGTTTAGTGCTAAATTTAAATCTGTGTGTCACAGGAATAGACCTTTAGTGCTAAACACCCCAAAAGCCTTGGCAGGGGTCCAGTGTATGAGAGTCTTGACCAAGAGCTGCTGCTAAAGCTCATTCCAGGCACTGCAGAGAACGGGGTGGGGTGAGAATGAAAAGTTAAGAGATAAGAGGTCAGCACAGAGGGCACATTAACATTGCATGTCAGGacgcatttttttcccccagcaaaTATGGATGGatgaaaagcagctcagctggaaTAAAATGTCCATGAAGAAATGAATTATGTTAATCAAGCAGACTAATACTAATATTTGTCATTAAGATGTGACATCTTCTAGCTAATGTCACAAACTACTGGGAGCCTTTAAAAACCATACTGGTGGGAAGGGAAGTTGTCTgcaaatattgagttccctgttCTATGAAAGGGAAGAGCTTGTCTTCAAAATTAGATGGCATTTATGGCAAAGAGAAATAATCCTCCCACAGATTACAGCTGTTCATTGCACTGTTGTGCTGGTGGTCTTATCTCATCGGTGGATGTTTTAtatggttcttttttttttgtgatacgTTTCCATAAGGCTGTTCTGAGGAGGACATTGGACTGGGAGCTGGATGTATTTTGAGAGAGACACCACTACAAAGAACTCTTGAGTCTAAATTGCAAAGATGGATGAAGTAAAAATGAGGGAtggttattttgctttttacagacgggagctggagcaggagaggtGACTGTTGTGGCCAAAGTCACCCTGGGAGTCCGTGGAACTGCATCCTGATCTTTGAAGTGCAGTTCCAGTATTTTACCATATATTGTTTCTCTGTTCCCTTGTTGCTGAATGTGGATTTGATATGCACATGTGTAATGAGCCAAGCATGTTCTGCATATGTTTAACCAAATTGTGACCTCAGGGACACGAGGGGAGTGCTCCCTGGTCTAATCAGGAGAGCTTCCATGGCTGGGCTCATCCAAGGACTGCAAAGCAGTGTTGGCATTTACTCTACAAAATTTAAGCCCCTCTGCTGCCTGTTTGGTGTTTTAGCATCTGTGAGTTCTGGAGAGGCCTGGCGGGGCAGTGGGGGATGCTCTGCAGGGCTGATTGTGCGACCCCTTGTACTGTCTGAGCACCAGATGCTGATTAATGATTAGTGCATAACAAATTAATAAATTGATACCACAGACAAATAATCATCCATTACAGGAGCCTTTCAAGTCTCTCTCCTCTGGGGGAGGAGACCTGCAGTCATTACATTCTTCACTGGACATAAATGCCTCTGGACTCTGTGCTATCCTGACACCTTGCAGAGGGGATGTACACATGAGGTTAATTATATTCCATAGGTGGTTCAAtgtgtgctggaaaaaaaaaacctgacttTTTGGCTTAGTTTTGTTGTATGCAGATGTTCTTGCAGGGAAGGGTGAGTGGTCAGCACAGTCAAAGTGGGCTCAGGACGAACAAGTCCTATGTGCTGCCTTCCTGCAAGGCCCTGGcatcctgccctggagggatttatCCACAGGGACTGATTTCAGACAATACCTTTGAAGGCTAAAGATAAGATCTCATTGCCCAAGCTTCCTCTGTAGCCTTGTGGAGAACAAGGATTCTGTGATGTATCTTTTAAAGGTCTGAATTTGGACTGAAGTCTGGAATCATGACCAGAGTTTAAAAGTAATCCATGTGGCACCACTGACCCGAGCATCACTGTGCCAAAATTAGGCAGCAAATTGAGTTACTGTGTTGTCATCATTAGGCTGCCAGCAGCATAAAAACTTCTGTGCATCTGGCCttgcttttcagaaataaaaaccatTTAAAGGTGTTGTGATACATTATAGAATGCAGGTAATTAATGCCCTTGTAACAACCCAAGAGAGAATTCAGACAGAATTCAGATGTGGTTTCTGAATCTGCACAAACACCTACAAATCCAGAATGGGACAGGGGACTAAGTATATCCGTGATTGGCTTGACTGATTTTTCCATTCTTCTTGCATAGGAAGTGTGTGTGTACTTCTGTGCCCTGCTTGGGGCATGATTTATGTATTGCAATAAATAACAAATACATGTGTGCATAATTAGAAGGGACAATAAAGAAAAGCAGTTGATGAAATTGAATTATGCATAATAAAGCTGTAATTTTTCAGGGGAGGCTGTAGTCATCAGGAGAGAAAGTAAaccttgtttgttttgttagtGTCGTGAGAGACCTGAGCTGGAACCATAGTCTTGTAAGACTTagtatttttatgtttcattATGTTACCCCACAGGGTTTGGGCAAGACCAGGTGAACAAAGCAACCTTTTGGAACCAGAGGTATAGGATAAACTCTGCATTCTGGCTGTCACCTGCCCTTATGGGGACTGTTCACGAGGATTACAAGGTAATGCTGTGTATTTATCTACTTTCCGACAGTAAAAATGTATAAATCATCATTATAGAGCCCTTcttcaaaagagaaagagatttGGCTCACTAGGTTTGAAGAACCATTCTCATATTTGGATGCTTTCACACATCCATGACCACTCTCTGCATGTGCTTTATTCAACTCCAAAAACAACTCTAGCAACACTGCCAAACACACACATGAAATGAATGTAAAATACATTCCAAATAATTGCAGTGTTTCTGTAATTTGGTGTTTTCTGTGTTCCAGAAACCCTCAACAGCTGGTTAACCCCAGCAGGACCAGTGAGCTGAGAGGGGCACACAGAGTACTGGGGTCTGGCTGCCCAGCAGAACCAGCCTGGTCCTGCCTGTCACTGCTGAGAGGTAAGGATAGATTAGCAGTGACTCCAACAGtgcaaatgaaaggaaaatgggaaGCAGATTTAGGCAATGCTTTCTCCTTCTTGAGTGCTTTAAATGTAGAATGCTGCATACATGCATGCAGGACATTTTAATTGAGATTTGTTGAGTATGAAGAAGGTTGTTCCCTCTCAAGTTAAACAGCTCTGGCCCAAGGTGAAGGAGTAAGGCTCGAGCCATCCATTGCTTGTGGTTATCCCAGTAAAATACTGATATGCTCAGCACGCCTACAAGAAAACCAAGAActaaaaggcaaacaaacatGGTGAAAAACCTGTTTTGGTCAAATCTATGGTGAGAGCTGGTGAAACTTTCCTCATCTGCACATAAGTAACTCAAATTATTGTGGACACAGCTTCTCGGAGAACAAAAGCATCCGCAGTGCTCTCTGGGAACCAGGTTATTGTCCAGTTTGCACTGCAGAGTGTTCCCTTTACCTGGCACTGtgccctggccagagctggCTCAAGACTCCCAAAAATTGTAGGTTAAAGTGAATTTTCCTACCTTAAATATTCAGGGCCCATCTCCTGGAGCAGAGTTTTCTGACCCAGCAGCATCACTGCCCCTATACCCTGTTGATCTGTgcagaagcagcacagccagcctgACTTCTCAGGCCTTGGGTTTAACCAGGAAGGGCTGTTTTGTTGCCACAGAGAACTCCCAACTTTGCTTGTGACTACAGCCAAGAAGGAAATGAGATGGGGGACAAGATCTCCATGTCCAAGTCATCAACCTTGTCCCTCCATGCTTTCTTGCCAGCCTGTCAGTTGGATCTCGGCTTCTCCTGAGAGACTGTAAATATGTGGGGTTTGCTCATTAACCAGTGTAGTGCCGAGATGGAAGCTGTAATGCACGTGATGGGAGCAGAGAAATCACACAGCTTTCACTGAAACAAAGGACATCGATGGGCTCTGGCAATAACAGCGTAATGGCTGTTTAATTTTTCCAGACTGGGACTGGAgctcactggggtttttttgggctcttgctttgtttttgttttgctccaGCTTTTAGGGATGAGAATGTTGTGTCTGACGCATGTCAGCGAGCAGAGGAGATTCACGAGCAGAGCCGGGCTCGTCTTGCTCCCCAGTGAGGAATAAAAGCATTGCCCGTCTCTCACTTCGGGAGGAGAAGGGGGGGCTGCTGGGCGGCTGCGGGAAGTGAGAAGGCATTGTCAGGTTCGggtcaggctggagcagcacggATTAGCCGGGTTGTCACTCGGCAGCCTGGAGGCATCGCTGGGAAAGCCGGAGACAGAAATGTGTGTGCAGGGGTGGGGGCCGAGGGCTGCCATGGCTTGTTTAGGCGCAAGGCTGCTGTCCTCAATTACGATCTTTTGGGAAAGCAGACGGGAAAATGGACTGAATAAAGAGCCTTTAtcaaggaagcagagaaaatggCCACTTCTACACGCCCTGTATTGGAACTCTAAATAATGGTGTTATTAGAGCTGTTAAAAACTTTGCTTAACAAGAGCTGTGTCCACATTTAATCCCAATCTGGTACCTGCAAGGCTGATCTTGCacccagggaagctgctgggtCAGTGGAGCCACCCAACTGAAAGCGTGGTTCTGGTGGGGAGTGAAGACTCTTTGTTCTGCTTATTTCTTCACTGTTATATCTGTTTTTGTGCTTTGAAGTCCACAGGTATATTTCAATATTTAGTGAATTTTTAGTTTATTCGCTTCTTTAgtgaagcagggagggggaaagggccAAATTCAAAGCTGAGTCACTTGGGCCACATACACAATCTGTGACCACAAGGTGTAAAGGTGTAATTTCCATTAATTAAAGCAAATTGTACTGACCAACCACTTCCAAATTTCAGCCAGATCTCATATGTAACTGCAGAGTGCAGCTCACCTAAAACAGGACACATGAGGTTAACAGAATTGTTatgtttgaaatttttttagCATAGCATTAGTCAATAGCATTAGTCTTTTCCGTGTATGACTGAAGAATGATGTTTTGTTCACTTCCAACCCAATCAGTTTCACAGCACAACAGTATCAATTTCCAGTACAGTTAAATTTATTCCAGTATGGTCCTGTGAAATGGTCCGACATGCTTTCAGCTAAACGACAATTTGATGGGATGTGAAAACCACAGGAGTCAGGAAGAAGGTAATAGTCTGTGAGCAGGCCTTATCTGTCTTGCTACAAGGGCAGGGTTTCAAggggaacaaaacaaaacacattgaGGAACCTAAAGCAAggagggcctgggctgggcttcACAGGGGAGCAGAGGTTTCTGGTCTGGTTGCCAGTGACTCTGTTAGATTAACATTTGTCACTTTGCTACTTTGTACAATGTGGAACGAACCAAAAAGAATCCTTCACTAAAGGAGGAAATTATGTCTGTGAATGGGAAGTGTCtgaaaattataataataaaatctACATCCTCTGTTTTGTAAGGAAACAATCTCAGAACTAAAGTTACCTCAGGCTGACAGAGCAGCCAGTAGGAGGAACTGGAAACAGGAGTTTGTGCTCAGGCTTAGACTGCAGTGGGTGTCATTGGGATGTCACATCATGCCACTGCAGAGATGTCTCATGCAGACCACTGAGTAGGTTTATTCTCCAAGCACCCTTTTGGGCACTGTATCACTTGTCTGTGTACAGGCTGTAGTTGCTTTTCACTTTGGTTCTTCCCAAATGTACAGCAACACTTGTATGGTGATTGCAACCTTAGTGCTACTTACTCAGAATCACCAGTAACTATGATCTAATAAAAAAGCTTTATTCTGtgtgaaatgcattttaaataaatagcaATTTTTTGACTCTGAGCTCCTGGTAAAGTATCTTATATTAATGGAATTATAAATAGCAAGTGCCAGTTCTGTGCTAGCTCTAGCAGCACAGAAAAGAACACACTGTGAAGCAAAACAACAGGTTTTTGTCCCCCAATTTTGTTATTTGTAAAGTAAGTGCTTGTGAAAAAGATAATTCTGATTTCATAGTTCTTCAATTTAAATACAGCTGCCATTTAAGCCTCTGCTGTTATTTCATCACACGCCCGGGAGAGCACCTGCAGGAATACATCCTTGGTGGCAGATGTGGGGCTGACTTGTTTCCACCTCTGGCTCTGGTGACTGGGTATCAGACCCAGTAACATTTCTGTGTGTGCAGTTCTGAAAGACCATCCATAGCTCTTCTGTAAAATGGGTCTGTTAGCAAAGTTTACCTGAAAACAAAGGCAAGATGGCTTCAGCTTTCTGAAAAATTTTAGTCAACCAAGGAGTTGCTCTGCAGCCCCCTGTGCTCACCAGAAGCTTTgcaaaaaaacaaatgaaattttggTTGAAGCATTGAAGACATCTAAATACACTTATATCTTGTTCTCATATTTTGGTTCTGCTCTGACTTGCACAGAAACACAGGTCTAACACTTTTTTGTAGAATTAAAATTCTTTAGActtttgctgcatttttgaagtgatttaattttgttttgaagcaTTTTCTGGTGTGTGCAGAGTTTACTAACACTGTCCTGACCTTGGAGATGTGGGATATTTTACAGTGTGCAGTGGCATTTATGTACCCACCTGGTTCCAATAAATAGGTTAACTTCCACAAATTAAAGGCCAGGTTTCAAACATTCCAAGGTGATACAATAATTCTGTATCAACATTTAGGATTCACAACTGGGGCAGATGACCGGGCAGTCCTTTGTCAGCTGCAAATCCACAACTTCTAcacaatttttttcatgtaaaatgGTAGAAGTGATTGGAAAAGAAAGTCAGGTTTATAGTTTCACATAACACCAAAACCCTGAATACATGGGACAAATAATGACTGACAGATTTTTGATAAAGAAATTACTTAAAATTTTAGACTGTACTCCTTGCACATCCCAAATTAGTGTCTATCAAAGTATCTCCtggagcaagggtaccttaaatGACAGAATGTACAATACAAAACCCTTACTGTTAGTACAGAGTTAATATTCAGACATTGGAATAGGATTCAGGAATATCCAACTGTAGATGCTAGACAAAGAATTTAGTTTGGTTTTCAAAATCAAATCATGGCTCATCTGGATTTGGATTTCACTCCATACAAACATCCACTAGGTATTTGGTGCCAGCTTTGGTTCTTCAATCTAACTCTTTAAAAGCCAGTGGTCTTGAAGTTCCCCTTTCATTTGGCCTGACTGAATGTAATTTAATTGCTACTAAATTACATATTAATCATTATTTTACCTGTTTATATAAATCAGACAAGAATAAGATCTTATGGCCTTAAAATAAACTGAAGAACCACACACCACATGATTAAAATAAGCAAGAGATACAAACCTGGCAATGACAAGAAAGCACACTGATTTAAAATACTGTTCTAACAATATCTTGGTTGTTCAAAGAACAGTGTGCACAGGTTATAGTTAGTAGCTAAACTGCAATTTAACTTAAGTTTCCAGAGGCTGATTCCAAGTTATTCTTTATTCTGGTTTTTAAGTGAAGTGTCTGAAGTTACTTCTGCTATGTGTTCTCATTCTTGGGTAATCTTTCCAAAGGATATGACTCACTTCTCCATTATTTGCAAAGAATatggaaaaaagtaaaatattattattttgtgGGCATTTGGAAAtggatgtaaaaaaaaaaaaaaggtgggatgTTGATCATTGTGAGTCATttcttgggaagaagggaagaacaAACACTAGCTGCTGTCTTACTGCTGTGAAAGCCAAGGACTTAGTGCTGACTCAAGCAGTAGATATTGATGGCTGCAGAACACAAAGGAGATCTTACAGCAGGGTTAAAGAGGAAAACTTTTCCTCTTTATGTGATAAGGAGTTAGAGGGAGCGCCCTGTGTTGATTTCTTGGAAGGTCTTTTTTGTTTAAACAACCTTCTGGTTTAAACACCTTGGCCAGTTAGAATTATATTGTGCAAACAGTTACTGAGTCTCCTTCTGAATTTCCAGAAATCCTGGCAAATCTTCAGGTACATAATGAAGTGCAAGACTGAATTCCATGGCACTGAGGGAGCTACCCCAGTAACTCACGGTGCGATCCCCTGCTGGCTCTGAGCATCTCTTCC contains:
- the CIMIP1 gene encoding ciliary microtubule inner protein 1 isoform X2, with translation MEACNFIAQDDNWKKRVESEGDAAKRWADKWGFLKTPLEEVNFANRPILQKSYGWSFRTAHTEMLLGLIPSHQSQRWKQVSPTSATKDVFLQVLSRACDEITAEA